In a single window of the Melanotaenia boesemani isolate fMelBoe1 chromosome 22, fMelBoe1.pri, whole genome shotgun sequence genome:
- the LOC121634192 gene encoding putative HTLV-1-related endogenous sequence, which produces MVSRPSGPRATHSPIRAPPRNPMELNHPRQNHRGLRQPNIKARHPRDKNMSAGRGRPLAQTMRSSTPHRTPGRYRTPAWSPLHSALYVVCMKWGGGRGEGLGEGQNRERDLSPRQPTPQLPAVDAPASPRPPVDCRAKAMAQGTVPPSTPKEPPAGGERTHRNPKGTCLASGQPDPNGMPRATKTPFSEAQTGLPSWREAAPRLIN; this is translated from the exons atggtgagcaggcccagcggcccaagggccacccattcccccatCAGAGCCCCGCCCAGGAACCCGATGGAGCTCAACcaccccaggcaaaaccaccgtgggtTACGCCAACCCAACatcaaggctaggcaccccagggacaagaacatgtctgCAGGTCGAGGGCGGCCCTTAGCGCAAACGATGCGCAGCAGCACcccgcacaggactccaggcaggtaCCGAACTCCTGCCTGGAGTCCGCTCCACAGTGCCCTATATGTGGTGTGTATGAAGTGGGGCGGTGGAAGAGGAGAagggctcggggaggggcaaAACcgggagagagatctctctcccaggcagccaactcctcagctgcCCGCTGTAGACGCCCCCGCCTCCCCAAGGCCACCCGTGGACTGCAGGGCAAAGGCCATG GCCCAAGGCACAGTGCCCCCATCCACCCCaaaggagcccccggcgggaggggagaga ACTCATcgtaatcccaagggtacctgcctGGCATCGGGTCAGCCCGACCCCAATGGCATGCCCAGGGCAACCAAGACCCCCTTCTCTGAGGCCCAGACAGGTCTcccgagctggagggaggcagcccccagaCTGATTAACTGA